Genomic segment of Sphingopyxis sp. QXT-31:
GCAACCTGTGGACCGGGCGCGAGAAGGATCGCGCCAAGGCGATCTGCCAATTCTGCGACACCGATTTTGTCGGCACCGATGGCACGCTCGGCGGCAAATATGGGGACGCGGCCGCGCTGGTTGCGACGATCGCGCAAAGCTGGGGCGAGGGAGCGGAAGATCGCTATGTGGTCCTTACGGGCGGCGAGCCGATGCTGCAGGTCGACGATGCGCTGATCGACGCGCTGCATGGCGAGGGCTTCACGATCGCGATCGAGAGCAACGGCACGCTGGCGATCCCGCGCAGCATCGACTGGATCTGCGTTAGCCCCAAGGCCGGCAGCGAGCTGGTGCAGACGAGCGGCGACGAGCTGAAACTGGTCTGGCCGCAGCCGGGCAGCGATGTCGCACGCCTCGCCGAACTCGACTTCGCGCATCGGCTGGTCCAGCCGCTCGACGATCCCGATGCCGCCGCAAACGTGCAGGCGTGCATCGACCTGGTGATGGAAGACCCGCGCTGGCGCCTGTCGCTCCAGACGCACAAGACCCTGGGGCTGCGCTAGCCTATTCGCCGGCCTTCTTCGCCGCCGGTGCCGAGGTTTCGGTCTTCTTGGCGACCGGCGTCGAAATCGTTTCGCCTTCGCCCGCGGTCTTCGACTCGGCGCTGCCTTCGGTCGCTTCCTCGTCCTTCTTCTCGGCGGGCTTGGCCGTGCCGTCGTCGGGGATGCTGTTATCGACCGCGGTGCCGTCGCCGCTCGCATCGTCGAGGATGATCATCGAATCGCTGATCGTGCCGGGCTCGACCTCGACCGCGTCGAGCTTGGTCGTGGTCTTGCCCGAGGGCTCGTTGCCGCAGGCGGCGAGGGCGAGGAGCAGCAGCGAGGCAATAGCGATACGGGTCATGGCTTTTTTCCTAGTCGCTGCCCGCCAGCTTGTCGAGAAAGGCGGGGAAGGCGGCTTCGAGCGCCGCGTCGACCTCGGTGAAACCTGCGGCCTTGCCGAGCGCGGCGAGGCTGGTCAC
This window contains:
- the queE gene encoding 7-carboxy-7-deazaguanine synthase, yielding MAYAVKEIFLTLQGEGAQAGRRAVFCRFAGCNLWTGREKDRAKAICQFCDTDFVGTDGTLGGKYGDAAALVATIAQSWGEGAEDRYVVLTGGEPMLQVDDALIDALHGEGFTIAIESNGTLAIPRSIDWICVSPKAGSELVQTSGDELKLVWPQPGSDVARLAELDFAHRLVQPLDDPDAAANVQACIDLVMEDPRWRLSLQTHKTLGLR